In Chloroflexota bacterium, the following are encoded in one genomic region:
- a CDS encoding haloacid dehalogenase type II translates to MAARSVILVFDVNETLLDLSALDGPFEQVFGDAAVRREWFGQLLQSALVSTVTDAYADFGSVGRAALTMVAQRRGRELTEPEIGQILGTVKRLPPHPEVPDALQRLRDGGFRLATLTNSTEPVVQAQLEHAGLTAFFERTLSADATRRLKPAPEAYRLAARELEIDIGQMRVVAAHAWDVAGALRAGCLAAFVARPGMVLDPLAPSPDVVGADMTEVAAALLQGGSA, encoded by the coding sequence ATGGCAGCGCGCTCGGTCATCCTCGTCTTCGACGTCAACGAGACGCTCCTCGATCTGAGTGCCCTCGACGGCCCGTTCGAGCAGGTCTTTGGCGACGCTGCTGTGCGCCGCGAATGGTTCGGGCAGCTGCTGCAGTCGGCGCTGGTATCGACGGTCACCGACGCCTATGCGGACTTCGGAAGCGTCGGGCGTGCGGCTCTGACGATGGTCGCCCAGCGGCGCGGGCGCGAGCTGACCGAGCCCGAGATCGGTCAGATCCTCGGGACGGTGAAGCGGCTGCCGCCCCATCCGGAGGTGCCCGACGCCTTGCAGCGGCTGCGGGACGGCGGTTTCCGGCTCGCTACACTCACGAACTCGACCGAGCCGGTCGTCCAGGCGCAACTGGAGCACGCAGGCCTGACGGCGTTCTTCGAGCGGACGCTGTCCGCCGACGCGACACGGCGGCTGAAGCCGGCCCCGGAGGCGTACCGCTTGGCCGCCCGGGAGCTGGAAATCGACATCGGGCAGATGCGGGTCGTCGCGGCCCACGCCTGGGATGTGGCCGGCGCTCTACGCGCCGGCTGCCTGGCCGCGTTCGTGGCGCGTCCAGGCATGGTCCTCGATCCGCTGGCGCCCAGCCCCGACGTCGTCGGCGCGGACATGACAGAGGTGGCCGCCGCGCTGCTGCAGGGTGGATCCGCATGA